GTATTACCCCAAACGACTCGTTATCGGCAAGCGAAACCGCCCTGGCAAACGATTCCTTGATATTTTCGACATTGCCAAGCTGTTCCTGCTGACTTTCAAGCTCCTGCTGCAAACCGGGCCTGAGCACGATGGCAGACAACTCTTCCAGTAAAAATGCATTGTAATCCTGCTCCTTGTTGGCATCATGGAGTTTGGCAGTAAGCTCTGAAAGCTGTTGCCTGAGCTCTTTGTGTTCTTTCAGCAACGCCGCGAATGCCGCGACCTGTTCCTGATTTCCTGCGATGGCATCAATGATCCGGAACTGGATCTGCTCATCTGAAAGCTCCTGTGTCTGGTGCTGTGAATGGATGTCGATCAGGAAATGACCCAATTCCTGCAGCTCAGGCAGGTTTACCGGACTGTCGTTTACAAAGGCGCGCGATTTTCCGGTGGGAAGGATTTCACGACGCAATATCGTAACGTCTTCATAGTCGAGGTCGTTTTCTGCAAAAAAATCCTGCAGATCATACGCAGCGACGTCAAAATGGGCTTCAACGACGCATTTCTCATCTTTTCGCCGCAACGATGACAAATCGGCCCGTTTGCCCAGCACCAGTCCCAAAGCGCCGAGCAATATCGACTTTCCGGCGCCGGTTTCGCCTGTAATAACAGAAAATCCACCGGAAAAATCGATGGATAATTTTTCAATCAGCGCAAAATTTCGGATGGAAAGGGAAATGAGCATTGTATGGCTTTTAAGTGAATTACAATATTAAGCATTCATCCGGCAAAAACCAACAATCCTAAGATGCTAAAATTTGATCGAGGACCACTTGCTCGAATTGAGCGGCGACAGTTTATTAAGTACTTCGGTAAGGTCTGAAATATTTATTGACGGCCCGGCTGAAAAAATCGAAAGGATCTCATCTGCCTTGGCATCAAAAAATACACGTGTCAAAAAAGCGTTCGGCCTCAGGTCGTATACTTTTTGCAATGACAGCAATGTGGTCTTGATTTTCTCCTTACCGGCCTTGGTGTTCTCACCGAAAGTGTCGAGCGCACCCAAATGGTAATCATACATCGCCTCGCGGATCGGGGTGAAAGTATTCGAAAGTAAATCGTTAATCAGGAAAAAGCGGTTCTGGTTGCCGTCCTGCTGGCTCCAGCCTTTGTATCCACCCTGCTGCGCCGTGCTCGCGATGGATTGCGCAGCCGTGAAATAATCAGTGCCGCCCAGCGGGGAATACGTATCGGCATCCATCCCGATGATGATATTGGCATAAAACGCCATCACCGAAACCAGGTTGGAATCGAAACTGTTCGGGTTAAAGAACAGGTTCTCAAATTCAACATATTTAAAATTGAAATCTTTGTCATTGAAATTGAAAACGGGCGTACTATAGGTAGAATTATACACCGGACGCGACGACTGTATCTGGAGTGTCGCCGAAAACTGGTCGCCGCTGTATGAGGCTACATTGATGAACATGGTACAATCGATACGCTCCTTGGATCGGTACTCACGTTCGGACCATTTGGTTTTGTTTACAAATTCATTCAGCGATTTTTCAAGCGTCCGGAAGATTTGCTGATTGGTGGCTCCAAGACGGTCAGAATTGACCCTGACCTCGCAATTGAGTTCCTGTGCATTCGCGAAACCGGTAACGAGCAATAAAAGACAGATGATTCTACGCATGGAAGTGTGTTATTACTTTATTGAGGATGTCTTCAGCCACCGCTTCTTTTGATTTAAGATCCATCGGCTCAATATTAAAATGTTTGTCTATAAAGGTAATCTTATTGGTCGGTTTTCCAAAACCCGCCCCTTCATCCCGAAGTGAGTTGAGCACAATCAGGTCGAGGTTCTTTTTGGTAATCTTCAGTTTTGCGTTTT
The nucleotide sequence above comes from Flavobacterium magnum. Encoded proteins:
- a CDS encoding DUF4835 family protein, yielding MRRIICLLLLVTGFANAQELNCEVRVNSDRLGATNQQIFRTLEKSLNEFVNKTKWSEREYRSKERIDCTMFINVASYSGDQFSATLQIQSSRPVYNSTYSTPVFNFNDKDFNFKYVEFENLFFNPNSFDSNLVSVMAFYANIIIGMDADTYSPLGGTDYFTAAQSIASTAQQGGYKGWSQQDGNQNRFFLINDLLSNTFTPIREAMYDYHLGALDTFGENTKAGKEKIKTTLLSLQKVYDLRPNAFLTRVFFDAKADEILSIFSAGPSINISDLTEVLNKLSPLNSSKWSSIKF